A DNA window from Pseudarthrobacter sp. W1I19 contains the following coding sequences:
- a CDS encoding SGNH/GDSL hydrolase family protein, whose translation MDVTTRFVALGDSFTEGVGDEDPTRPNGVRGWADRVAEQLGAPDPGFGYANLAIRGRKLRQILAEQVDAAVELNPTLVSIYAGANDILRPRIDIDDLLVEYDDAIAKLRATGATVVMFTGFDARGSKVFSTMRGRTAIYNELVRGIAGDHGALLVDYWRFSEYYDWGMWAQDRMHMSAAGHANMAKRVLDVLEHDHSIDVPPMTPVPELSGLDAIRANARWFREYAGPWVVRRVTGKSSGDGLQPRYPQLTRL comes from the coding sequence ATGGATGTCACAACCCGCTTCGTAGCCCTTGGTGACTCCTTCACCGAAGGCGTGGGCGACGAGGATCCCACCCGCCCCAACGGCGTCCGCGGCTGGGCAGACCGCGTAGCTGAGCAACTCGGCGCCCCGGACCCGGGCTTCGGGTATGCCAACCTCGCCATCCGCGGCAGAAAACTCCGCCAGATCCTGGCTGAGCAGGTGGACGCCGCCGTCGAACTTAATCCCACCCTGGTGAGCATTTACGCGGGTGCCAACGATATCCTCCGGCCCCGGATCGACATTGACGACCTCCTGGTGGAGTACGACGACGCCATCGCCAAACTGCGCGCTACCGGCGCCACTGTGGTGATGTTTACCGGCTTCGACGCGCGGGGTTCCAAGGTGTTCAGCACCATGCGCGGGCGGACAGCCATCTACAACGAACTGGTCCGCGGCATCGCCGGAGACCATGGCGCCCTGCTGGTGGATTACTGGCGCTTCAGCGAGTACTACGACTGGGGCATGTGGGCGCAGGACCGCATGCACATGTCGGCTGCCGGGCACGCGAACATGGCCAAGCGTGTGTTGGACGTCCTCGAACATGACCACTCCATCGACGTCCCGCCCATGACCCCTGTTCCCGAGCTGAGCGGCCTGGACGCCATCCGCGCGAATGCCCGCTGGTTCCGCGAGTACGCCGGTCCTTGGGTTGTCCGCAGGGTTACCGGAAAGTCCTCCGGCGACGGCCTGCAGCCCAGGTATCCGCAGCTGACACGGCTCTAA
- the rpmB gene encoding 50S ribosomal protein L28, which yields MAAHCQVTGAEPGFGHSISHSHRRNKRRFDPNIQKKRYWVPSLRRNVTLQVSAKGIKTIDVRGIDVVVADILARGVKL from the coding sequence ATGGCAGCACACTGCCAAGTGACCGGGGCCGAGCCGGGCTTTGGGCACAGCATTTCGCACTCGCACCGCCGCAACAAGCGTCGGTTCGATCCGAACATTCAGAAGAAGCGCTACTGGGTTCCGTCCCTGCGCCGTAATGTCACGCTGCAGGTATCTGCAAAGGGCATCAAGACCATCGACGTACGCGGCATCGACGTTGTCGTCGCCGACATTCTCGCTCGTGGGGTGAAGCTCTAG
- a CDS encoding DNRLRE domain-containing protein — translation MKTILRPAISVLTLLVMLVSFAVVGSVANAVGALTFAPTADSYVQADRPTENFGTSVRWSTEGRTSISRNSLLRFNVQVPAGEHVVSAKLRAYSEAAATSTEFVDVYTTGGTWTETGVTWNNAPARGTWLGKTGGFATGAWVEWDVTKGVTATGGLQNFRLESSAQKWLGFKSNQALDAALRPKLVVTTAADTAAPTPTPTPTPAPTDPGGVQAATTQNWGAPVAGDEFNYTGVPDTTKWSVYNSAGHAGKGIRSPGQVKVDGSKMVMNGTPDGTTAGMSAKFARQKYGRWEVRAAGSGDNEYHMVSILWPDSGNWPCDGEVDFAETTGDWNMIKFFQHFSCSNSQTMASKTLDVSQFHNYAVDWSPAGMVGYVDGVKWFEDNDPTHQPPGSMHQTLQLDWFPDSTADGAGEMRVDWVRVYRAAGATSPSPTPTPTPAPTTPPSGDSFEFAAVGDMNPSGNTSTSSASGKNAASIIGGLNDGSLDNFLAIGDFQYDKGTCSSLGAWNTLWGGLKAKTYWTAGPNHDLEPGVNDDVDRFMDGQCVNTTKSATSTTLGRFQDGLEWYSFDKGNWHILVAPTATWRYNASRAQAMTAEMDADLKAAKTAGKHLAVLYHDPYFTSNTSSHTRFTQAKPWIDMFWNNRVKVLLSGSQHNYERTCPVNNADQCVPDGMQQFQVSTGGIGLRSFTSDPAYIQRKFSDTWGHLRMSLKADGSYTWEFRPVHGGMQTDSGSRTP, via the coding sequence ATGAAAACTATCCTGCGGCCGGCTATTTCCGTCCTGACACTTTTAGTCATGCTCGTTTCCTTTGCCGTCGTGGGCAGCGTGGCGAACGCGGTCGGAGCGCTAACCTTCGCGCCGACCGCCGACAGTTACGTTCAGGCCGACCGGCCAACGGAAAACTTCGGGACCAGCGTCCGGTGGTCCACGGAGGGCCGGACCAGCATCTCGCGCAACAGTCTGCTGCGGTTCAACGTCCAGGTCCCCGCCGGGGAACACGTCGTCTCGGCAAAGCTGCGGGCATACTCGGAGGCCGCAGCAACATCGACTGAGTTTGTGGACGTTTACACCACGGGCGGCACATGGACCGAAACGGGCGTCACCTGGAACAACGCACCAGCGCGCGGGACCTGGCTGGGCAAGACCGGCGGATTCGCCACGGGCGCCTGGGTGGAATGGGACGTTACAAAGGGAGTCACGGCGACTGGCGGTCTGCAGAACTTCAGGCTGGAATCCAGCGCGCAGAAGTGGCTGGGCTTCAAATCGAACCAGGCCTTGGACGCGGCACTCCGCCCAAAGCTGGTGGTCACCACTGCGGCTGACACAGCGGCCCCGACCCCCACCCCGACGCCAACCCCCGCACCCACTGATCCGGGCGGGGTCCAGGCTGCTACCACGCAGAACTGGGGCGCACCCGTCGCCGGGGACGAGTTCAACTACACCGGAGTCCCGGACACAACCAAATGGAGCGTGTACAACAGCGCAGGGCACGCCGGCAAAGGCATCCGCAGTCCGGGGCAGGTAAAAGTGGACGGCTCCAAAATGGTTATGAACGGAACACCGGACGGGACCACCGCCGGCATGTCGGCGAAGTTCGCCCGGCAGAAGTACGGGAGGTGGGAGGTCCGCGCCGCCGGGTCGGGCGACAATGAGTACCACATGGTTTCGATCCTGTGGCCGGACAGCGGGAACTGGCCTTGCGACGGCGAAGTGGATTTCGCGGAGACAACGGGTGACTGGAACATGATCAAGTTCTTCCAGCACTTCTCCTGCAGTAACTCCCAGACCATGGCCAGCAAGACGCTGGACGTTTCCCAGTTCCACAACTACGCAGTGGACTGGTCCCCCGCCGGGATGGTCGGTTACGTGGATGGCGTGAAGTGGTTCGAGGACAACGATCCGACCCATCAGCCTCCAGGCAGCATGCATCAGACGCTGCAGCTGGATTGGTTCCCGGATTCCACTGCTGACGGTGCCGGGGAAATGCGCGTGGACTGGGTACGTGTCTACCGGGCAGCAGGCGCGACTAGTCCCAGCCCGACGCCGACCCCGACGCCGGCCCCGACCACTCCGCCGTCGGGTGATTCTTTCGAGTTCGCCGCCGTTGGCGACATGAACCCTTCAGGAAATACGTCGACGAGCTCGGCGTCCGGTAAGAACGCTGCCAGCATCATTGGCGGCCTCAACGATGGTTCGTTGGATAATTTCCTCGCCATCGGCGACTTCCAGTACGACAAGGGGACCTGCTCGTCGCTCGGGGCGTGGAACACGCTGTGGGGCGGGTTGAAGGCCAAGACGTACTGGACCGCGGGCCCGAACCACGATCTGGAGCCAGGTGTGAATGATGACGTGGACCGGTTCATGGACGGCCAATGCGTCAACACCACCAAGTCGGCTACCAGCACCACTTTGGGCCGGTTCCAGGATGGGCTGGAGTGGTATTCGTTCGATAAGGGGAACTGGCATATTTTGGTGGCGCCCACGGCGACGTGGCGGTACAACGCGTCCCGGGCACAGGCTATGACCGCGGAAATGGACGCCGACTTGAAGGCGGCTAAGACGGCGGGGAAGCATCTGGCCGTCCTCTACCATGACCCCTATTTCACGTCCAACACGTCCAGCCACACGCGATTCACCCAGGCGAAGCCTTGGATCGACATGTTCTGGAACAACCGGGTGAAAGTGTTGCTGTCCGGCTCCCAGCACAACTATGAGCGGACCTGCCCGGTCAACAACGCGGACCAATGCGTACCGGACGGCATGCAGCAGTTCCAGGTCTCCACTGGCGGCATTGGTCTGCGCTCGTTCACCAGCGACCCGGCCTACATCCAGCGGAAGTTCAGCGACACCTGGGGCCACCTGAGGATGAGCTTGAAAGCGGATGGCTCCTACACCTGGGAATTCCGTCCGGTCCACGGAGGTATGCAGACGGACAGCGGGTCCCGGACACCATGA
- a CDS encoding siderophore-interacting protein, whose translation MKTRDIAATEPMTLAFEVTVSSVQELSPNFRRITFGGYSLRDFGVHGDTLDLRIKLMIPSLAEDGTPLPLPVFEMAEAGWYREWLAMDPAVRGSMRTYTVRQARLDAVYPEIDVDFVMHFDAPGPAQTHPGPAANWALNAKPGDAITIIGPNNRAAHCVTAEIYSGIEWRPGLAQRILLAGDETAIPAISAILASLPEYMTGHAFLEVPEAGDFLELTSPADVEITWLARGASIGRSRPHGQLLQEAVRKAVPVPGWVGIKAADGGAGPEPEDVNVDEDILWETPARMETAEIQATKNPDMPAGAMPFYAWIAGEAGVIKDMRRYLVRDVGIDRKQVAFMGYWRQGKAEG comes from the coding sequence ATGAAGACCCGCGATATCGCCGCCACCGAGCCCATGACCCTGGCCTTCGAGGTCACCGTCTCCTCCGTGCAGGAACTGAGCCCCAACTTCCGCAGGATCACCTTCGGCGGGTACTCGCTGCGGGACTTCGGCGTCCACGGCGACACCCTTGACCTCCGGATCAAGCTGATGATCCCGTCGCTGGCCGAGGACGGTACGCCACTTCCCCTGCCGGTCTTCGAGATGGCCGAGGCCGGCTGGTACCGCGAATGGCTGGCCATGGACCCGGCAGTGCGCGGCTCCATGCGCACGTACACGGTCCGGCAGGCCCGCTTGGACGCTGTGTACCCCGAGATCGACGTGGACTTCGTGATGCACTTCGACGCTCCTGGGCCTGCCCAGACACATCCGGGACCCGCCGCTAACTGGGCCCTCAATGCCAAGCCCGGCGACGCGATCACCATCATCGGACCCAACAACCGCGCCGCGCACTGCGTCACGGCCGAAATCTACTCCGGCATCGAATGGCGCCCCGGACTGGCGCAGCGCATCCTGCTCGCCGGTGACGAAACCGCCATCCCGGCCATCTCCGCCATCCTGGCAAGCCTGCCCGAGTACATGACCGGGCACGCCTTCCTGGAAGTCCCCGAAGCCGGCGACTTCCTCGAACTGACCTCACCCGCCGACGTCGAAATCACCTGGCTCGCCCGCGGCGCCTCCATCGGGCGGTCCCGCCCCCACGGCCAACTGCTCCAGGAGGCCGTGCGCAAGGCAGTGCCTGTGCCCGGCTGGGTTGGCATCAAAGCGGCCGACGGCGGCGCAGGTCCCGAGCCCGAGGACGTCAACGTGGACGAGGACATCCTCTGGGAGACCCCCGCCCGGATGGAAACCGCCGAAATCCAGGCCACCAAGAACCCCGACATGCCCGCCGGGGCCATGCCCTTCTACGCTTGGATCGCCGGCGAAGCCGGGGTCATCAAGGACATGCGGCGGTACCTTGTGCGCGACGTCGGGATCGACCGGAAGCAGGTTGCCTTCATGGGTTACTGGCGCCAGGGCAAAGCCGAGGGCTAG
- a CDS encoding MarR family winged helix-turn-helix transcriptional regulator, whose product MTEPRWLNADERRAWLALVSINTLLPAALDTKLHAAGKLSLFDYTVLAMLSEAEERFLPMSELAARSSASLSRLSHVVTKLQKRGWVERRPHPHDARVTTAHLTEEGMATIVGLAPGHVETVRDLFLDALTEQDVQDLARIGEKVVGRLDSDHWILRETPGA is encoded by the coding sequence ATGACCGAACCCCGCTGGCTTAACGCCGACGAACGCCGTGCCTGGCTGGCCCTGGTAAGCATCAACACGCTGCTGCCGGCGGCCCTCGATACGAAGCTCCATGCAGCGGGAAAACTGTCCCTCTTCGATTACACCGTCCTGGCCATGCTCTCCGAGGCGGAGGAGCGTTTCCTGCCAATGAGCGAGCTGGCCGCCCGCAGCAGCGCTTCCCTGTCGAGGCTTTCGCACGTGGTGACCAAGCTGCAGAAGCGGGGGTGGGTGGAACGCCGGCCGCACCCGCACGATGCCCGCGTGACAACAGCGCACCTCACTGAGGAAGGCATGGCGACCATCGTGGGACTCGCACCCGGGCATGTTGAGACTGTGCGGGATTTGTTCCTTGACGCCCTCACGGAGCAGGACGTCCAGGATCTGGCGCGGATCGGCGAGAAGGTAGTGGGCCGGCTGGACTCGGACCACTGGATTTTGCGCGAAACCCCGGGCGCGTAG
- a CDS encoding LacI family DNA-binding transcriptional regulator: MMGRRPVVVLDYPAGQAAGGISFDYSYGAGLALQRFQSEDRRRIAYLDSNQEGVATTRGAAVAAAAAGAGVELIVGACLDSAPAARQAVRELLEEHGRIDGLLVFNDLMAAGAMKGLHDAGRAVPEDCAVIGMDGVPLGELVTPELTTLALDLRAVGRSAVDLADNLLSGAIQAASDEASLILKHQLVLRQSA; this comes from the coding sequence ATGATGGGCAGGCGCCCTGTGGTGGTGCTTGACTACCCGGCGGGACAGGCTGCGGGCGGCATCTCCTTCGACTATTCGTATGGGGCAGGACTGGCACTCCAGCGCTTCCAGTCGGAAGACCGCCGGCGGATTGCCTACCTTGATTCAAACCAGGAGGGCGTTGCCACCACCCGTGGCGCTGCTGTCGCCGCAGCGGCGGCTGGGGCCGGCGTTGAACTCATCGTCGGAGCGTGCCTCGATTCCGCTCCCGCCGCCCGCCAGGCCGTCCGGGAATTGCTTGAAGAACACGGCAGGATTGACGGGCTCCTGGTGTTCAATGACCTGATGGCGGCGGGAGCCATGAAAGGCCTGCACGACGCCGGGAGGGCCGTTCCAGAGGATTGTGCCGTGATAGGGATGGACGGCGTACCCCTTGGCGAACTCGTGACGCCGGAGCTGACCACGCTGGCACTGGACTTGAGGGCGGTGGGCCGCTCCGCCGTCGACCTCGCGGACAACCTCCTCAGCGGAGCTATCCAGGCGGCGAGTGATGAGGCGAGCCTGATCCTCAAACATCAGCTGGTACTGCGCCAATCTGCCTAA
- a CDS encoding SGNH/GDSL hydrolase family protein, whose translation MARESLLPESGRRVFVALGDSFTEGVGDRDERLPNGVRGWADRVAEKLAKAQPGWRYANLAIRSRRLRHVIGEQLEPALRMRPALVTLYAGGNDILDLKTGMAALMADYEQLVAQLAGTGATVVLFTGFDVKVSALLEPLKKRNTFYNERVRAIAEKYNAVLVDYWCLDAFHDRRMWDSDRLHMSKAGHKYLAGQVLDQLDVPHKIKPRDWEPPPRLGLREWELRQRRWVHDWVLPLFSRKLRGVTLGDTLTPRWPEPVKVPRKGGLKKLVREQVGAVQES comes from the coding sequence GTGGCGCGTGAATCCTTGCTTCCTGAATCCGGGCGGCGGGTGTTTGTAGCCCTGGGTGACTCCTTCACCGAAGGGGTAGGCGACCGGGATGAGCGGTTGCCCAATGGCGTCCGCGGCTGGGCCGACAGGGTGGCCGAGAAGCTTGCGAAAGCGCAGCCTGGGTGGCGGTACGCCAACCTGGCAATCAGGAGCAGGCGGCTCCGGCACGTTATCGGTGAACAACTGGAGCCGGCGCTGCGGATGCGGCCTGCCTTGGTGACGCTTTACGCCGGCGGCAATGACATCCTGGACCTGAAGACCGGCATGGCAGCGCTCATGGCGGACTACGAACAGCTTGTTGCCCAACTCGCCGGCACCGGCGCCACGGTGGTCCTCTTCACCGGATTCGACGTCAAGGTTTCAGCACTGCTCGAGCCGCTGAAGAAGCGCAACACGTTCTACAACGAACGGGTCCGGGCCATCGCCGAAAAATACAACGCGGTCCTCGTGGACTACTGGTGCCTGGACGCCTTCCACGACCGCAGGATGTGGGACTCGGACCGGCTCCACATGTCCAAGGCCGGGCACAAATACCTGGCCGGCCAGGTGCTGGACCAGCTGGACGTGCCGCACAAGATCAAACCCCGGGACTGGGAGCCGCCGCCCAGGCTGGGCCTGCGCGAGTGGGAACTCCGCCAGCGGCGCTGGGTCCACGACTGGGTCCTCCCGCTGTTCAGCCGCAAACTGCGGGGCGTCACGCTGGGTGATACCCTCACTCCGCGCTGGCCGGAACCGGTCAAGGTACCCCGGAAAGGCGGCCTGAAGAAACTGGTGCGGGAGCAGGTTGGGGCCGTGCAGGAGTCTTAG
- a CDS encoding YciI family protein, with translation MYVVSLSYRVPQDIVDFHNDAHIAWLQKAFDDGVFIAAGRKVPRTGGLLLSRADRETLDASLAQDPFYTNGVAEFEVVEFHAGRVAPGFENLLDS, from the coding sequence ATGTATGTTGTCTCCCTGAGCTACCGGGTTCCGCAGGACATCGTGGACTTCCACAACGATGCGCATATCGCCTGGCTACAGAAAGCCTTTGACGACGGTGTTTTCATCGCCGCCGGGCGCAAGGTACCGCGGACCGGCGGCTTGCTGCTCTCCCGGGCCGACCGCGAAACCCTTGACGCCAGCCTGGCTCAGGACCCGTTCTACACGAACGGCGTTGCCGAGTTCGAAGTAGTGGAGTTCCACGCCGGCAGAGTGGCCCCCGGTTTTGAGAACCTGCTGGACAGCTAA
- a CDS encoding ABC transporter ATP-binding protein → MAVLNAKDLTLKYDQRCVADGLSVEIPEGKVTMIVGANACGKSTLLRGLSRLLKPASGAVTLDGKDIHSRPARELARTLGLLPQHPTAPDGIKVRDLVGRGRYPHQGLFRSWSEKDDAAVQRALEATETLALAERNVDELSGGQRQRVWIAMALAQETEVLLLDEPTTYLDLAHQVEVLDLVTDLNRQRSTTVAIVLHDLNLAARYADNVIAMKGGAVVAVGAPQDVVTEGLVRSVFGLESRVIPDPVSRTPLIIPIGRHHVPAHELELVS, encoded by the coding sequence GTGGCTGTACTCAACGCCAAGGACCTGACGCTGAAATACGATCAGCGCTGCGTGGCGGACGGACTCAGTGTCGAAATCCCCGAGGGCAAGGTGACCATGATCGTGGGCGCCAACGCCTGCGGGAAGTCCACCCTCCTGCGCGGCCTGTCCCGGCTCCTCAAACCGGCGTCCGGTGCTGTGACCCTGGACGGCAAGGACATCCACTCCCGCCCCGCCCGCGAACTTGCCCGCACCCTCGGCCTGCTCCCGCAGCACCCCACTGCGCCGGACGGCATCAAAGTCCGTGACCTCGTGGGACGCGGGCGCTACCCGCACCAAGGCCTCTTCCGCAGCTGGAGCGAAAAGGACGACGCCGCTGTGCAGCGGGCGCTGGAAGCCACCGAAACGCTGGCCCTCGCCGAGCGGAACGTGGACGAACTGTCCGGCGGGCAGCGCCAGCGGGTATGGATTGCCATGGCCTTGGCCCAGGAAACGGAGGTGCTGCTCCTGGACGAGCCCACCACCTACCTTGACCTCGCGCACCAGGTGGAGGTCCTGGACCTTGTCACGGATTTGAACCGCCAGCGCAGCACCACCGTGGCCATCGTCCTGCACGACCTCAACCTTGCCGCCCGTTACGCGGACAACGTGATCGCCATGAAGGGCGGCGCGGTGGTGGCGGTCGGTGCGCCGCAGGACGTGGTGACGGAGGGGCTGGTCCGCAGCGTCTTCGGCCTCGAATCCCGTGTTATCCCGGACCCCGTGTCCAGAACCCCCTTGATCATTCCCATCGGCCGACACCACGTCCCTGCCCACGAACTGGAGCTCGTTTCATGA
- the rpsN gene encoding 30S ribosomal protein S14, which translates to MAKKSKIARNEQRKVIVERYAAKRLELKKTLVDENATDEAREAARLGLQKLPRNASPIRLRNRDIIDGRPRGTFQKFGISRVRFRDMAHKGELPGITKSSW; encoded by the coding sequence ATGGCTAAGAAGTCCAAGATTGCTCGCAACGAGCAGCGCAAGGTCATCGTTGAGCGTTACGCTGCAAAGCGCCTCGAGCTGAAGAAGACCCTGGTTGACGAAAACGCAACCGACGAAGCACGCGAAGCAGCCCGCCTGGGCTTGCAGAAGCTGCCCCGCAACGCGTCCCCGATCCGTCTGCGTAACCGCGACATCATCGACGGCCGCCCCCGCGGTACCTTCCAGAAGTTCGGTATCTCCCGTGTCCGCTTCCGCGACATGGCCCACAAGGGCGAACTCCCGGGCATCACCAAGTCTTCCTGGTAA
- the rpmG gene encoding 50S ribosomal protein L33: protein MAKDKDVRPIIKLKSTAGTGYTYVTRKNRRNDPDRMVLKKYDPKIRQHVEFREER, encoded by the coding sequence GTGGCTAAGGACAAGGACGTACGTCCGATCATCAAGCTCAAGTCGACCGCGGGCACGGGTTACACCTACGTAACCCGCAAGAACCGTCGTAACGATCCGGACCGCATGGTTCTGAAGAAGTACGACCCCAAGATCCGCCAGCACGTCGAATTCCGAGAGGAGCGCTAA
- a CDS encoding LacI family DNA-binding transcriptional regulator — MASSSREPRTRRATILDVAAAAGVSRQTVTRAMNDMPGISPATRERVQQLAADLGYTPSRFAKGLVQGARISLGLAIPDLTNPYFPAFASSVVEEATQRGWNVVVDDFGHGSGSALDAVARLAPQVDAVDRISGSLFQRCSGHDGQAPCGGA, encoded by the coding sequence ATGGCCTCCAGCTCCCGCGAACCCCGTACCCGAAGAGCAACTATCCTCGACGTTGCGGCAGCTGCGGGGGTTTCACGCCAAACCGTGACCCGCGCAATGAACGATATGCCGGGGATCAGTCCGGCCACGCGCGAACGCGTCCAGCAACTGGCAGCCGATCTCGGGTACACCCCCAGCCGGTTCGCGAAGGGCCTGGTGCAGGGAGCCAGGATCTCCCTGGGGCTTGCCATCCCGGACCTCACCAATCCGTACTTCCCCGCTTTCGCTTCCAGCGTGGTGGAAGAAGCCACCCAGCGCGGCTGGAATGTGGTGGTTGATGATTTTGGCCACGGCAGCGGGAGCGCCCTGGACGCAGTAGCCCGGCTGGCGCCGCAGGTGGATGCCGTTGATCGGATATCTGGGAGCCTGTTCCAGCGATGCTCAGGCCATGATGGGCAGGCGCCCTGTGGTGGTGCTTGA